A stretch of Cytophagales bacterium DNA encodes these proteins:
- a CDS encoding glycosyltransferase family 9 protein yields the protein MKVLIIRFSSAGDIVLTSPVIRTLKAQLQDVEIHYATKPAFKGILEANPYVDQIHELGDGLFGFFKALKKESFDVIIDLHHNRRTWVLKRLLGVRSYNFNKLNWQKFLMVRFKINRLPAKHIVDRYMDTVAALDVKMDALGLDYFIPEKDEVEKEWLPETHRDGFYAVVVGGQYATKRLPARRLIELCDRINKPIILLGGKEDQAVGEEIEQFFVQGDSDDPREQQLQNELGKKALVYNACGKFNFNQSASLVKQSIAVFTHDTGLMHVAAAFKKKIFSIWGNTIPEFGMYPYRTQFTIFENKKLGCRPCSKIGYGQCPKGHFKCMNDLYFDFWLPG from the coding sequence AGATATTGTACTTACATCACCGGTAATACGGACGCTAAAAGCACAGCTTCAGGATGTGGAAATTCATTACGCCACGAAGCCAGCTTTTAAGGGCATTTTGGAGGCGAATCCCTACGTAGATCAAATTCATGAGCTAGGTGATGGCCTATTCGGGTTCTTTAAGGCATTGAAAAAAGAGTCTTTTGACGTGATCATTGATTTGCATCACAATCGAAGAACCTGGGTGTTGAAGCGCTTACTTGGCGTCAGGTCTTACAACTTCAATAAGTTGAATTGGCAGAAATTTCTGATGGTCCGATTTAAAATCAATCGATTGCCAGCCAAACATATTGTCGATCGGTACATGGACACTGTGGCAGCTTTGGATGTGAAAATGGATGCACTCGGTTTGGACTATTTCATTCCGGAAAAAGATGAAGTTGAAAAGGAATGGCTCCCAGAAACGCATCGAGATGGGTTTTATGCGGTGGTTGTAGGCGGGCAGTATGCAACGAAGCGATTACCTGCCAGACGTCTGATTGAATTATGTGATCGGATCAATAAGCCGATTATTTTATTGGGAGGAAAAGAGGATCAGGCTGTTGGAGAGGAAATTGAACAGTTTTTTGTGCAAGGAGATTCGGATGACCCTCGAGAACAACAATTGCAAAATGAATTAGGAAAGAAGGCGCTGGTTTACAATGCCTGTGGGAAATTCAATTTCAATCAGTCAGCTTCCCTTGTAAAGCAGTCTATTGCCGTTTTTACGCATGATACGGGGTTAATGCACGTGGCGGCGGCTTTCAAGAAGAAGATCTTTTCCATTTGGGGCAACACCATTCCAGAGTTTGGAATGTATCCATACCGAACGCAATTCACCATCTTCGAGAACAAAAAGCTCGGCTGTCGACCGTGTTCTAAAATCGGTTATGGTCAGTGTCCCAAGGGACATTTTAAGTGCATGAACGACCTGTATTTTGATTTCTGGTTGCCAGGGTGA